The region CCACACTGAAAACCATCATGTTTTTCCGTTGTCACTGTAATGTCAATTCAGTTGATGAGGAAGGCAAAGTTTGGGATTAAACAGCACCCACTCATTGTCATAGTACTCACAAGTTAACAACAACTATACCTTTGCTAAAGACAGGTTCGTACGTCACTACCAACCACTTGTGGAAAGCTAATCGATGCAAGCTTTGCAATGCGTGAGTCGAACAAGCTAAACGCCGAGCATAGAAAAATATCACAAGTTCACACGTCAGATTGGCTGAGCGTGTGCGTCCGtatgttctttttcttttgtatACGTCTCTCTCGCCACCCATTGCTGAGTCACAGCCACGAGGAGATGATGCGCCATGGCTGCTTGGCGCACTCGTTGGTGTTGACATACGACGAGCAATGATGTGCCGCGTCACCACCAAATAGCCCGTGCGTGACTCACCGAGTACGCAGCAAGAGATGTCGTGCACGTCCTCTCTTTTCTTGGGAAGCCTCCAATGCGTTGCTCGTACTACACACTCCGCAGCCAAGGTGAGCTGTTGTGGTCGGCGCTCGATCACCAGTCGACCGCGAATACTTCCAAGAGATCACCGTGCGTGCCAGCAAAAAAATTAAAATTTGTGTGTATTTTCATTCTACTCCCGGAGACAGAGAAAGATGTCGATCTTCTCCCCATGTTCGCGTACTCCGATGATTACGTCCGATGCATCAGTGTTACTACTCGAGGAAGCTGTAAAAACAAATTGCACGCAGATCTCGAGCAAAGCTGCCCCCCGGGACGAAGCCTGCCTACCTCGCCGGCAGAAAAGAACGGTGGACTGCGAGTGCGAGGTGAGTGCCAACGAAATCTTGAGTTGATCCCTTCAAACGCTCAACCGCAACTGCAATTGGCTGGCAGTATCTCTCGTTTTTATGTAGCAGCATCCTCCAGCCTGAAGTTTATGAGACTGCAAATGGCTGCACCCATTGCTTTCAGCTGCGGCAAGCTGGTGCACGCGCTTCAGTGGGGCACGGGCCGAGAGCGTATACAATATCTGCAAGTGTGTGCGCTGAGTCCACTCTTCACAAGTTGCTGCTGTCGCGTGCATGCACGCTCACACGGATGCACCACAGCTAAGGTTGCCTCCCGTATGATGATAACTTAAAGATGGGACCTCGAGATTTTgattttttgttcttttcttttcttcatcCCTCGTGTGCAACATAACATAGAGCACACTGCACGATAGGCATTTATGTCTATTATTGTCGTGCGCTAACTATCATCACTAAGCGTATACACTAGTTTAAGCAAAGCTGCCTAATCTTCATCTTATTACTCACTCAAGTACAGCCGGAATATATTGGTGCCCAAATTTCCGACTAGATGCACGAAGTCTGCTGCAATGGTTATAGACGCGAATACTAAAAGGCTGCGCATGTCCCCTCAAAGAAAAAAAAGGCTgcgcatgtatcatgttttcgtatGATATGGTGCCAGTCTAGTAGAAGCTGACGGTTTACAAATTGGCTATAGAATAACGAGCTGTATACACTTGGTTTTTAAACCGAGTTGCATGACCCTTTTTTCACGATACAAAACGCTCCTCGAATTTAGTAACTTTTGTATAGGTAGTTGCTAATTGTAATTTTGAGAGTTTTCAACTACAGCTACTTTTCTACTATTCAGAAAATAGCACAGCGTGCATGGACCTTGAAGAGCGACGTCTCCTGGTCGACCTCGCCCGAAAATAGCAGGATTGCCCGTCGTTTTTATTGTAATATCAAAGTAAAGAAGACAAAGAAGAGACACAAATGATTCTTTTAGTCCATTGCAATGTGGAAGACCCACTTATATACAGCCTGAAGGGGTGTGTTGAGGAGACACCACTTCCCCAACAGACACCTCCTGGGAGGCATCCCTCCCATACAATTGATCACATATTTTATTTCTTAACACTCCCCCTTGGTCAATTCATCATCTGTATATTGCAATCCAAAAACTCGTCTTAAAAATCCTGTGAGAAAAATTTGAGGAGAAACATTATAATGATATGCCACCGAAAACTCCTTTAAAAACCCAGTGGAAAAAATATAAGGAGAAACCATATGACATATGTCTGCACTTGTATTTATATTGTCTCGTTAAAAACTTTATATGAGAAACCATCATGGAAAACTCATAaagggaaaaagagtacaataTGAGTGATCAGAAGATCACCAATGGGTTATAATTTGGGATTTTACTCCCCCTGAACCTTGCAAACCTCAAAGTTATCTCATACCCAATCCACGAACCTAGTTCTGGAATATAAACATAGGTAGAGATATAGTGAATATCACAATAATTTGTTTGCAAATTACCCTCTTATATTTCTATAACTCAAGAGGATAAATATAACCCGTAAGCAATACAAGTGACATTATCTTGGTAGATAATGATAATCTCCACATGATCTCACATGTGGCCAGTCATTCTATGAAGTCATCTACATTTTGTGATACTTCAAATAAAATAGAATGATCACTGGAAGGACACGTTTAAAGTCTATTCTGAAGACTTCCCTCAAAATACTCTTCTAGCAAACCCAGTCTTTGATATGGCATTGTGGGATCAGAAATTAGCCACTATCAATATATCAAACCATGGTCCCATCTTGATTTTCTGGATGGAATTGATCAAGACCCTTTGTGCCCTCGATATAGCCGAGGATATTCCTTACACAAACCTTATACCTTTCAGGGAATTTCACTATCAATAAATTGCCAAAAACTATAGTGTCAGGCCTGACATATTTTGCAAGATATATGAGTGCTTCGATGGTATTTAGATATGACAGTTCATGTTCACTATCACTTCACCATCTCCCCTATGTCACAAGGATTTGTATCCCATATTAGGTATAATATGACCATATGTGTCTTTGATATAATATATTCATATTGAACTTCTCCAATACTTCCGGATATAGGAAGACTGATATCTTAGGGGAATATGCTCAAGTCATAAACTTAGGATAATTTGGTTTAACTCAAATATCCGTCTTAACATGATTGTGTGTATTTCATGTCTTATAGACTTTGATGATAAAATCATTGACACCACAAAATAAGGTGATGTAAAATCCAATCCAGGATTTCTTCAtgaatatacaacaacaatcattagTATGAGAGTAATCCTTGTCAAGGAATAACTCACTTAGTCGGTTGCACCACACAATTCTCCGACTACTTCAAGTCATAGAATGACTTAAGAAGTTCCACACATGCATGCTGCGATTTAAATTTGGATTCAGAATATTAAGTCATTCAATGACTTCAATATATACATTCAAACTAATTTACCCATGGGAATATGTAGACATTACATACATCAACCGCGTGGGTGGATCTGTACTGCCACTAACATTCAGTATCGAAACATAATTCCACTCATACCAAGAAGTTATGCTACATTGTAACCGGTGTCGGGTCTCTGCAAAAAACTCTTGTGCTAAAAGCCTTGCTTTCTCACGACCTCATTTATTTTTGTTTCAAAACGAAAATTTACTTCTCTTCCCTCTAGAAGATACTTATGAGGAGCAGGTTTTACAATGGTAAATACCTCTCATTTGATGAGAGAGCGCCACTCGTCCTTAATTGCTTCCTTTCATTTGAACCAATATAAGTGCAACAACACTCTCCATGGATTTGGTTCAGGGCCCAAAAGGATTCTAGCATTCTCACAAAGAATTTTATGTCGACATATTTAGACTTTCTCATATATGATTCTCATGAATCAATATCATTGTGGAATTCTTATTACGCCTCTTAACTCCTTGTGATTTCCCACAACAATGGAGTCGAGGTGTTTCGATGTCCCAACACATAAAAATGTGTGCACATATGTGTTGGACTTTGGATGCCGCGCATCCCTCGGGTGTCATCCAACCCAAGGTTGAATCATATTTACTGATCGAGGGGTCAATCTCCTCTGTTTTCGCAAAAACATATGAGAACTTAATCTCATGCGACAAGAATTCTCCCCCTCTTGCTCTCATCTAGGGAGACGAGTGGTTTATTAGGTACCTCCACTTATTATAGTACTTGACCATAGTGACACCTTTGTCATCACTAAATATACTTGGCAGATTATTTGCAATATGCTGCAAATTTTTCATAACTTGAACCTGCATTTTAGATTCTTAAGTACGTGGACAAAATGTCTATGACATTTCTTATCCATTTCCTGGCATTCTTTGTGGTACTCATCTCCCCCTAATGCCAGAAAATGTTCTTATTGCAAAAGCAATCAGTGTATAGGCTGCAAATAACTCCCTTGTAAGGGTTAAGGTATTCGGCGGATTAACGAACATACCAcaattattcctcacatagatcccaaccaTATGTGAAGGTTCATGATGTACGCTAGGGTGGTGATATCGGTGTACAACCGAATTACCGCATATGGGAAATATTTCACTTATTTCCACGTACAAACTGCAAGGGGGTGCAGTATCATTTGATCTCATTTAGATCAAATATGCGGAGTGTGAGACCGCATGTTACCATCAACAAAATGTTGGTAAATCATAATTCTGCAACATTGGCTATGCAATATTGAATCTCTTTAATAAGAGAGCAATTCAAACCATTCTGTTTATGTACCATATACTGAATATAACCATTGAATGTCCGTGAATCAACTTCAACAACATTTCCATTCCAATTTATTTATCCCACGTTAGGATAATTTTCTCTAAATTCGTCAATCTGAGCACTTAATTCAGTAAATGCATGGTTATGTGTGGATATACACACCTAAGACCATCTTCTAGATGCGTCTATGAACACCATGAAGTACCAAGATAACCCAGATAATGGTTGAGTAATCCAAACATATTCTTGCATTCAATCAAGAATATTGGCTGGCTAATTTCATATTTTAAGGTGAGAGTGCCTTAAAATTAATTCCCCAATGTCACATGTAGTGCATAAAACAATCTGATGATTGTTGGGAATATTGCAACTTGTCAAGTTGTGGCCAACAGAATTGTCAATAATTTCTCTAATCATCCAATACCATGATGATAAAGGAGAAAAAATTATTATGTATGCAACAAGATTGAGTATGAACCGACTCATATACTCAATTATCTCAACTATCATGTCCGAGGGACAAGATGTTGTAATTTATACTATATGTAGTAGTACAATTATAGGCTAATGATATTTAGGGATAACTAGGAGACTACACGAGATCTCCAAAATATCTTGGGAATATCATTCCACAAGCATATCAACAATGTAGAGGAGTATTCTCCTTTACCATGCGAGTATATTTTCTGGTTGTTTTCCTTTTGAAGTAGAACTTCAAACTTATCCCATTAAGAACATTTGTCTCCAGTGAGACGGTGGTATGATTCAACCCAATACTTGATCAATTGGTAATCATTAGTACGAGTTTCCGTAAAACCACCATTTTGACAAACTTgaaagttgtcattatgatcattTAAATTAAATGATCCATTCCCTTTGAGATTTACACTTAATTTCTGCTtgtcttttttttcattttacattCTACTCCTCGTGGTTGTCTAACCACTATTGCTTAGTACTAAGAATACTAGCATGAATTTCAGGCATTGCAACCTGAAACAAAGATGATATTTTTGTTTACCATCCCAGGAGAACGTAAAGTGCAGTAAGGACTTATAGTCAGATATGTATCTGAAACCGCCTTATCACATAATCTCAACATAGTGTTGATTTATAGACAACAGAATTATAAGGCTCAATGGACTCAAAGTCCTGACAACGAATGAATAATCATTCATGTGATGCTTATAACAATATATCTCGCCTCAATGAAGGCTCAAAGGAAAAATGGATATTCATCATCCATTACATACTCAGTTTGAGAACCGAGCCATTGCGATGGCACATAAATGCAAATATGCATATTCTTAGATAGCCATGACATTTTTCTGCAGGTGGAGTTTCTGTGGAAACAAGGCTCCAGGTCCACAAATTTTTTAATGTCCATAACCCATCTTAAATAGTTACTCCCACCAAATGTCATCTCATCGCATTTCCTTTCCAAAAAGGTCAGCCATATGTTGCATGAAATTCGCATGCATTAATTTACCTTCAGTAAATTAAGTAGGATGAAAATGCTATGGCTAAGCATAATCATGGTGATGGTGATTCTTAGTGACCGATAGGGCAAACCTTCCAGAAGAACACCACAGTATGGTGTGGATCTTCCAAGTAAAGTTAGTCACTTCAAAAGGGACAAACCTTTAATTTCCTTAAAACACATAGAGGTAGTCGACCACCTAGTGGTGCCTCACTCTTATGGATAATTCACATTGATCATAGCCTGCACAACCTTATGTTATCTATAACACATGAAGGTAATCACCATAAAATGGCGTAAACCTCTCAGTTATGCATAAAGTTAATTCATAGCTATGATGACGTCTCATAAGGTGTGTATGCATGCAAGGTAATCACCACAATATGCAAGTGTTTTGCATAATTCTCTTCATAGCATAATATGTAGCATAGTAGCCACTAATGCCTTGGAATCCTCTCCCGAGGGAGTATGTGACACTTTAGTCACAACAAATGACAAATCCTATGAAATTGACAAATATTTGGAAAAACATTATGAAGGTAGGCACCAAGGTGTAGGCCTTATAATGGCTATGTCATAAGTTTTATGCCTTCATTTTTTTTTTGCTTTGAACACATGGAGATAATCACTACTAAGTAGTGTCGACCTCACTCTTATGGAGCTTCTCACAACCTTGTGTTAATTAAAAGCACATTGAAGATAGTCATCACATGGTGATGTAGACCTCACAGTTGTGAACGAAATTAATTCTGTTGCCATAATGCAGAGTTGTGTGAAAAATTGAAGGTAGTCATTATGTCGGAATGACATAATATAGACCTCACAATAACATTGGATAACTTGCAATTAAGCAGTAGGTACCATTTGTCGATTCCTTGTGACAAATGTAAATTTGACATAGTCAGGCAGTGGCATACACTTCACTACCTCATGTTTCCAAACTTGCAAGCAAATTCCATATTCTATGCGAATAATGAAATCAACATATTGCTTTGCAACAGTATTACTCATGTAATACAAATCAATGCAGAAGTATAAACATACTTGTGCAACACATATGAGGACTTGGAGCCTCAAATGgtcattttacataacataaaattatGCATAATCACTATTATGCAATTCAGCAAGACCTGATGGTCTATCATGTATACTTGCTCTAAAGCCTGGGGCATAAAACGCAAATAACAATAACCTTACGGTTAAAGTGTTGAAAATAGAAAGCCCAATGGCTTTGATAAAGTCCAACGAGCCTGATCGCTCTACTGTAATTTTAAATAAGCCGTAGGGCTAAACCGCAAGCCTCAATAAGCTTAGGTCTCAATTTAAAAATACAGGGACTTGTTCAGGATTATCAAATAATTCAGAGGCTGATTTGCAAAATTGCCAAAGAGATAGGATTTCTCATCCTTCTCCTGTGGTCCAGTTCCCGACGAGTAGCCATAGATCGCTGTGCACATCGCCAACTCCACCATCAAACTAGCATCTTGTGCCAGATGGAATCGCTCTTCTGCGACTTTCAGCAAGTCCATGGTCTCGGCGGTCAGCGCCGGCAGGCCGAAGGCCGTCGCCGATGCAAACCGCGTCCCCGTAGTAGTGGAGCAGCCATGAATCGTGCGATTCCATCCATAGTGATGACGGCTGTTTTATTGGGTATGTAGCGGTCATTCGTTAATGATCCCTGATTCAGGGAAACACAGTTAGTCATAGGATCATGCTAATCACAAACAGAAAAATCAATTAGCTTTCTCCTGGATCAGTTTCTTGTGCGGATGCCTGCATGGGTATGCATGCTCGTCTTTTCGGCACAGTGCATAGCCGCCGTGATGCCATGCTTCGCATCAGGGTGCCGCGCCCGCGTCGCCTTGGCGATCCAGCCGCGCCACTGCGTTGTCAAGCAGCCGTGCACGCTGCCTCACGGCCGCAGGGGTTTCGCCTAGCGCCGGCCGTATAGGCAGCCGCCGTCTCCGTTTTCTGTGCCACGCAGTGGATCGGCCTGGCAGAGCATCGCCGTGAACCGCACGCGGCAGTCAGTCGGCTCATCGTTTGAGAGGGCCAACTGCTCTATTGGTAGAGACAATTGCTGATAACGTATTGTAATATCAAATTAAAGAAGACAAAGAAGAGACACAAATGATTCTCTTAGTCCATTGCAATGTGGGAGACCCATTTATATACAGCCTGAAGGGGTGTGTTGGGGAGACACTTCTTCCCTAACAAACACCTCCTGGGAGGCATCTCTCCCATACAATTGATCACATATTTTATTTCTTAACAGTTTTCCTCTCGGTGGACGGGTGCAGCCGCCTACCACCGCCCGGGACGGCCGTCCGACGCACGATATTTGCCCGACGTGTGGGCGCACCGGACCACAGTATTCCAACGGCCTTGCCCTGCCCGTTCCCATACACCATGGGCGAGTTTGGTTGCCTGGATCGAGCCCAATCAGGCCCGCGCGGTGCAGCATTTTTTGAACCCCAGTTGTTTGGTTGCTTACATACACTGTTTAGCCCGCATAGCACGGTTCTTAAAACACCCCTGGGCCTGCCCCGTTGTGAACGGCCGAATCGGCAGTTTTCCGAGAGCCAAGCTGAGCGATGCTTAGAGGCGCAAGTGGGTGGCTCTCTGGAGACGCGTGTCTGGAGttaatccctctctctctctccctaatcctcaatcccctctctccccctctgctcCAATCGATCCCGTTGGTCGCGGCGCCACCCTTGTCCGCAGAGTCGTCGGCGTTGTCGATCAAGAAGCGCCGGTGTGCCCGTCGGCCACCAATGAGTGCCTAAGTCATGTGCCTCAGTCCTGCGGCGGCCGACGTGGAGGCGGGTGGCGGCAGCCCAGGCGGCGACGACGTCAACTACGTAGCGCGCGCGGGATCTGCTCCGGCAAAAGCACTGTGGTCTCCCTCATCGAGCGGTTCTATGAGCCGCTCTCGGGCTCGGTCCTCCTCGACATGCACGACATCAAGGGCCTAGACGCCAAGTGGCTGCGCGAGCAGATCGGGCTCGTCAACCAGGAAACGGCGCTGTTCGCGACGAGCATCCGGGAGAACATTCTCTACGGCAAGAGCGACGCTACCGCGGACGAGATCAACCTCGCGGCGAAGCTATCGGAGGCCATCaccttcatcaacaacctcccccAAGCGGTATGAGACGCAGGTCGGTGAGCACGCCCTGGCGTTCGCGGCAGGCGCCGCGCTGCCGCTTCTGAGCGGCGGGTTCGTGCGGACGTAGGCGGGCAGGGTGGCGTCCGTGTGCCCGTCGATCGCCGGTGAGTGCCTCAGCCGCGTGCCTCAGCACCGCCCGACGGCGAACACTGGCTTCCCGGTAGTCTTCTCGTAGTGCTTGATGTACCTCTTCTCGATGTCGGCGAACGAGTTGACGACCAGACGGCCGTGGCACGCCCGATGTCGAACATGCGGTTCAAGAACTCCCGTGAGTCCGTGCCGGGGAGCGTCGCCTCGGCGAGCCTCAACCTGGTGAGCCGTACCGTGTCGTGGAGGCCCGACACGAGGAACGGCTCCATGGGCGACGCGACTCTCTCCTACGGGGTGTGGAGGAGCAGGGACCGCTGCAGGAAGAGCGTGAAGCAGCCCATGCCGATGAACGCGTACCGCGAGAtgccgagctcggcgacggcggtggcggcccACGGTAGGACACCATCGAACACGACGGCGTCAGTGGGGTGGCGCCGCAGGAGGTCGGCAAAGAGCGGCGCGAGGAGGTCGATGGCGGCGGCGAACGGGCTCCGTGGGCGAcgcgaggagcagaggaagctccgGCGCACTCAATGTGTTCGACGAAATGAGAAGCCAAACCTGGTGGTTGTTTAGTTTTGTTGTTAACTTCTAATCATATGCATGTATGCAACCAAGCGTCAGGTGAAAATTGCATCTCGATGATAAGACCCCTAATGCAGGCAACTAATCAACTGGTTATCTCCGTTTTTGGCTCTGTTTTTGCTTATTCAGGCCCTGCTCAGCGTGGCTCGTTTTTTCCCTCCGAGCCGGGTCCGGCCGCGAAAGCAACCAAACACGCACCATATGTACCTGAGCCTTTCACTCTTTTCTCCATCCAACTCGCTCCCTCCCATCTTCCTCCCTCTCCCCGCAGCATCAAAAGCAGCGAGCAAGCAAGCGCACCACGAAGATAATCTCTGATCAGCAATTTTTCTCGAAAGCCACCTACACACACGTACCATGGCGGCATCAGCGGCCTGCTCCTTCTTCCTCGACGCCGAGCTGCTCGCCGAGCAAGGCATGTCGGCGATGGACGCGTGCGCGCTCTGCGACAAGCCGCTGGCGCGCGACAGCGACGTCTTCATGTATAGAGGGGACACGCCCTACTGCAGCGAGGTGTGCCGCCAGGAGGAGATGCAGCTCGACGCCGTCTGCGCCAGGCAGGCCGCGCGGAGGCTGCAGCGGTTCTCGGCGGAAACGGAATCCCACCGTGGGCAGCGGCAGTCCAGGAAGGTGTCGGTCGCGAGCTAACTGGCCAGCCTGAAGAACCATCGATGTCTCCGGCTCTCCGGCCGATGCTCTAACCTGGACCGGTGGAGGCACGAGATGCAGCTTGGCGTCGCCTGCGGAAGGCAAGGCAGGGCAGCACCATCAGGCGGCACGAAGCATGGCAAGCTAATTATGCGACGCCAAGAACCTGGATCATTGTGATTTTTCTTCTTTTGAAATGTATGTCAAACTTACCCAATTTGGGTGCAATAATTCATCACAATTCCAATTTTAAGAATCAGAACGATCTTGTCATGCCTAAGCTAAAAATCAAACATTTTCACGGCGATTTATCTTTCTTGATGGGTCGACAATGCCTAGAAACGCTTCACATCGGATCTTGCTTCTCCATCCGACCTGGGTTGTCAGTCCCGCCTTCCTCACCCATCAGTGTGAGTGCGTGGGTGGTTTTAGCTCAAGTTTACTAAAACAAGCAAATTTTGTTAAGTTTTAAGGTTCGATTTTGTTGCTATTTTCCTCATAAACTGGATCGACTCGCTTCCTCCAATGGAAATTATAAAAATGGTTGCCCGCCAACGAGGCTCCTATAAATTAGATCTGAAGCGATGAAGTCCAACCCCGATCTACTCGCAGTTGAGTTAGTGCACTTTGAGGCATAGCAAGTGAAAGGAAATGACGAAGTTTGTCATCGCCTATTCAACTAAAACATATATCTGTACCACTCTAATATTAACTCAGTGGAAAATGAAGGCAACATTTCGGTTTAGACACCACCCACTGGAGCCAAGTTTCCATGCAGGAAAGTAATGAACATCCAACATGGCACACTTAGGTTGTCATGTCCAGATTTACCGCGGGCGTATAGTTGCGATGTGGGTATGAGATTGCCTAAGTTTTCCCAGTTGGGGATTTTAGTGGTCCGCTCTCTTGAAAATTCATACGTGAACTGTGGAGACGGATGCTCTTGTCTCCAAATATGACTCTCGGTGGTTGGACTGTCTGCTTTGTGTTCAGAGGATTTCAGTTTGCATTGTGTGCACTTACATCATCTTTGTTGGTCAGCATTTATTTTTGTGACTATGAACCGTAGGGCAAAAACCTCACAACCTTGCAACTTTATTTAATGTAGAGCATGGAACCGTACATCATATACAACTTCATATCAGGAAAAAGGAATAAGAGCAAGAACTACAATGCAACTGACGCTTTAAGGTGGAAGGTAAGAAACTCATTTCAACAAATTATCCCTGGACCTAGACTTAATTCTATGCACCAACATGGTTGTGTCATGCACAAATCCCCTCTTCCACTTATAGAAAGCGGGCCTATCTTTTCTGAAGATTTTTTGCATTCCTAGCGATCCAGATATTCCAGCAAGATAGGAAAACCACTTCAGCAAAGAAATGTTTTTGAAGAACATGCAATATCTGCTGCCGGGCGCATATGCACTTTTGGATGAACAGTAAAATGCTAAACAATACTAATATAGATTTAAAAAATATGGTTCTTTTTACAACACACATCTAGGAATGTTCTACTCCCACGCAAATTTTCATGAAGAAATAACATTCCAGGTGCACAGAACAAAAAAAAAACAGTAGTATGAAAAGGTGATTTTTTAAGCATTTTGGGCTGCTTGTTTTGTTTTTTACTGAAAATTCTGTGAATGTGATCTGTTCAAGAAAAATTGTACATAGGAAGAACACTCAAGAATATTTGTCtataatttttttgtaatttttttgccaCTTTTCAGAACTTACTGTTCGAACAGGTGCAAGTGCATTTGCACCTAGGACCAGAAGAGCACTTTTGTTGTCGAAATCCTTCCTAGCCTGAGTAGCAATAGTCCTCATATTATCTTCTGACTGCCAATCCACCTGCAAGTAGTTCCAGACTCTAATactaaaattaaattgaaagaATAAATGGTCTCTATCTACCCTAGAGCCAGAGCAACACATCACATAGGTAGTTGTAATTGCTCGATGTGGATCATCATTGCTCTTTTCTTTGCACGTCAAAGCATTCCATCGGCCATGTATAACTTTATTTTTACTGGTGTGGTACTTTCTATGTTCCGCTAATGCTAGTTGTGTACATTCTAGTCGTGCAGAGGTCGGGTGTGTGCTCATCGTATTTTGTATCTTATTGATACTACACGGAATACATCCTTGTATACTTCCCTTGCCATAACCAAAAAAAGTGGATTTCTAGCCTATTGGGGGAATATCAGGTGCTACCACACATTAGGTGCTATCATGCTATCACTTTTCCACAAACACATTTAAATGTTTTaaataattccaaaaaaatatgAGTGTTCACAAGACATGTCTCTACAAATTGTGAACATTtcaaatcaagacttaaaacacaaaagaaGAAATGGAAAAAATCAGCATAAATAGTGTCACAAAAGCAAAAGTCAAAATGTCAGTAtacatttgtttgtgttt is a window of Triticum dicoccoides isolate Atlit2015 ecotype Zavitan chromosome 2B, WEW_v2.0, whole genome shotgun sequence DNA encoding:
- the LOC119365612 gene encoding FCS-Like Zinc finger 1-like, translated to MAASAACSFFLDAELLAEQGMSAMDACALCDKPLARDSDVFMYRGDTPYCSEVCRQEEMQLDAVCARQAARRLQRFSAETESHRGQRQSRKVSVAS